One Argentina anserina chromosome 6, drPotAnse1.1, whole genome shotgun sequence genomic window, TAAATTTACCTTTCAAGGTATGACGGATAATAATCTTGCTCATCACAATTATTTTTCGTTGGATCTGAATCCACTAGTTACACAAGGAAACATATAATTGCCACATTCCTTGAGGGTATATATTATTTCCTTTTTGAAAGGAGGATAGTACTTATTTCCTAAATTAATacagattttttatttttacaccTTGGACGGTAAGGAATGTTAAAGTCCACAAAACCCTATATAAGGGACTTAACTCTCTCAAACAACACAACCCTAACAATTTAACCCAAGTTTTTTTGGTGCAACTTGACAAACCAAACGTGGCAGCAATAGCAACCGCGAGAGGGAGCGTGGTTCCGATGAACCCAATGACTCAGGGCGGTGGCAAGCTGCTGAATGAGAAGCTTGAGTTTTTACCGTCGGATGATGTAGAGCCGATCATGAGCTTTGATCAGATGAACCTCAAGGATGAACTCCTCCGAGGCATCTACAACTACGGCTTCGAGAAGCCCTCTGCCATCCAGCAAAGGGCCATCAGACCCATAATCGAGGGCCACGACGTCATAGCTCAGGCTCAATCCGGCACCGGAAAGACCTCCATGATTGCCCTAGCTTCTTGCCAAACTGTCGACACCTCCTCCAGAGAGTAAGTTCCCCAGCTAGCTAATTTGTTTGATTAGATTTTACTTTGAGTCTATAGAGTTAGGGCTCATAAGCTTTTAATCCTTTTATCAGTTTATGATTCCCCAAGTACATGTTAATGATAGAGTACGATATACGGACACTACTAATTAAATTGCACCGGAAATAAATAACTACCTGAACCCTAGAATGCAATCGACTCAACCACAATTGGATTGTTAATAGCAGACTTTTCCTTTCAGCAATTATAGAGCATAGCATTTTTTTCTAAGAATGATAAAGTTTTCATAGCAATTTTGTTATTTGGATTACTAATACTATCTATATATGATGAAGATTAGGGATAATATTGGGGCATGTTGTACGTTATGTGTTTAATTAGTTACGTTCTATTCTAGGGTTCAGGTATTGATACTGTCTCCAACGAGGGAATTGGCTGCACAGACGGAGAAAGTGATACTGGCAATGGGAAATTACATGAGTATTCAAGTGCATTCCTGCATTGGCGGCAAAATCGTGGGTGAGGATATCAGAAAGCTAGAGAACGGAGTTCAGGTAGTGTCTGGAACTCCCGGTAGAGTCCGTGACATGATTCAGAGGGGAAGTCTGCGCACTCGACACATTAAATTACTAATTCTTGATGAATCTGATGAGATGTTGAGTAGAggattcaagaacaagatttATGAAGTCTACAGACATCTAAGAGATACCATACAAGTTTGTTTGATCTCTGCCACGCTGCCTAATGAAATTTTGGAGATGACCAACAAGTTCATGACTGATCCTATTAGGATCCTGGTTAAACGTGACGAGCTGACATTGGAAGTAAGTACTAAGTACACAAGAGAATAATGTTTGATGTTTTTGATGGTGAGGCATGTGCAATTAGTGATTTAAATGCAAATTTGTGTACTAAATGTGTGTATTCATGGCTGCAGGGAATCAAGCAATTTTTCGTTGCAGTTGAAAAAGAAGATTGGAAGTTTGATACTCTGTGTGATCTCTATGATACGCTTACGATCACACAAGCTGTTATTTTCTGCAATACAAGGCGAAAGGTGGACTGGCTTACTGAAAAGATGAGGAGTAGTAACTTTGCTGTGTCTGCAATGCATGGAGATATGCCTCAGAAGGAGAGAGATACTATTATGAACGAGTTTCAGAAAGGTCTTTCCCGAGTCCTCATCGCAACCGATGTTTGGGCTCGGGGCATCGATGTTCAGCAGGTTTCACTGGtcattaattattttcttccaAACAATCGAGAGCTGTACATACATCGGATTGGTCGTTCCGGTCGATTTGGCCGCAAGGGTGTGGCCATAAACTTTGTCAAGAACGATGATATCAGGATCTTGAGAGACATTGAACAGTACTATAGTACCCAGATTGACGAGATGCCCATGAATGTGGCTGATTTACTTTGAGCTTAGGTTGGTAGTAGTTGGCTCGTAGCAGATTTGTAGTGAAACTATATCGAAAACATACGTCACACTTTGATTTACCCTACCCATATCTATAGTTCCTAATAAATAACGCTATTTGGATGCCACTAGCTAATTTTGTACTGAATGGAAGCATATATGAACCATATCCTGCTTAATGTAATTGAGGAAGAAGTGATGAATAATTTATCGTTTACTTATATGGAATACAGTTTTATGATCAAACAAAAGAGCTCAGTATTAGGATATCCTCTATATTGTATCAGTATTAGGATATCCTCTAATTAGTATATATCCTTATTTGTACATGCAAAAAAAACATATCCTCTATTTAGGATATATACTAATTAATACGTTACAATTGTATTAGGACTCTCTTTGTCCATGCACAAAACAtatcctctatatatatgcgCTTGCTGAAATGCGAACGAGAATCTCTGGAGGCTAAAGCAGATCGATGGAAGACGATGACCAGCTAGCGGGACGCGAATTTCCCATTCCAGACGTGATCATAGTTGAGATTCTCTCGAGGCCACCAGTAAAGTCCTTATGCCGCTTTAGGTGCGTATCAAAGCCTTGGCGTTCTCTAATCTCCGACACCAAGTTCATCGCACTGCACGACAGGAAAGCCCTAGAAGATAAACATGCATTCTTAGAGAGGCGACGAGTAATATTTACAGTGGCAAGAGAAAAACCATGCCGTTGTCTTTACTCTTTGGACGTAGATGATTTTCTCTATCATAATGGTTTATTAAAAGCCACCGAGGTCGATTTTCTTGTAGAAATATTTTCTGCAGAAGATCGTATATCCCGAAGACCCCTTATCGATATGTATCGCACTTACAACTTGGTGTTGTTTTCCTGCAATAACTTCTTGTTGTTGTTCGATAGGAGATGTGGGTTTTATTTGGTTAACCCCGTAACCAGGGAGATGAGAAAAATACCAAAGATGTCATGGTGGACACCTAAGCTCGACCGGTCCTATATTACCTTCAAATCATGTGGATTTGGACTTGATTACTCCACGAATGAGTAAAAGGTGGTTACCGGAGCATTGGTCCATAGCCGTTATAAAACAGTAAATTATGGAGTCGTGTTTAGTGTCTAAAGAATTCTTGGCGACATAGAGGCACCCCTACATGCTTTTCTCTTTTAATGGGGGGTTTTTCTAAACGGAGCTGTCCATTGGTTGGGGTGGTCGACGATGGTAATTGGAGGTGGCCGTCGACCATTTCCACCGGTAATATTATGTTTTCTATTAGCAGAGGAGGAGGTTCACGAAATTCAACTCCCCCTCTTATTGGATGAATATCGGCCATGGTCAATAAAATTGGGAGTGTTTAGAGATTGCCTATGTATAACTTTCATGGCTTATACCCCATGAGTGGGATCGTGATTATATTGGTCTGCAGTCATATAATGAGTTTTGGGTCATGAAAGAATACAGGGTGCGCGAGTCTTGGACAAGAATGAGGGTCTGCATGCCTTATCATCGATTGTCACATTTCGGTTTCTCTACAAAATCTCATGATTTGAAGGTGTGTAATCTCAAGAAAAGGAGGACGAGAAAGAGAATAAATAGACCGATTGTGTACGACAAATCGCTCGTTATGTACGACTTCGAAACGGACAGTTTTTGGAACATTTTAACTCTTGATAAGCCGAATTGTATACTGAGGGACTTATACTGAGGGACTTTTTCCAACTTATTGATCAAGAGCAGAATGGGAGCCATATGGCGAGTTTGGCCCCGATTTGATCAACGTAAAATCAGCTTTAGCTGTTGTGAGAATAATTTCGTGTTAAAGTGTTGTGAGAATAATTGTGTTAAAAGTGTTAAAGTTATAAATCTTTCGTAACAAATGTATctgcaaaattttattttacgcGGTTCTACATGGACTGAGGTGGCAGAGTTCGGACTGTAACACTGAAACCATCATTAAGGTGCTACTCGTAAGAAAGAAACTAAGAAGCTTTTCATTTGATAACAAAAAATAGTAATACAGATGAACATGAAAACCAGAAAACTTCTTATAGATGAACATGAAGAATATACACGCCTTctatcttttctctctttacaACAATCCGACAACACAACTCAAATGTAATCTGTTCTCCAACCCTCTCAAATGATGACCTAACAACATACACCTGCCAAACAGTAAGAGAAACAAATAGTCAACCTTAAAGAGTCTGAGTGAAACTAGATCCAATTGTAGGAATGAAGAAACTGCACATGGTTACAATGTGGAGCATGTGCCTTTCCCTACGTGGACTTCCAGAAACCAATTTCAAACGGGAGCAAAATCCACACACCCATCTTTCACTCCATACTCTCTAAAGAACGTTTgctttcttttagttttttcaACTCTTACAAGGACAGTTTGTAAAGTAGGAGGGCGGATTGGGAAGAAGAACGATGATAAAGTTCTTACCAGAAAAGAAGCTTCGCTAGGTAATCTCGTGAAGTCCGTAAGGTATCACAAAGTTCGCCATCAGAATCTAGAACATTCTCTATATTAGCTTTAACTAAATCTTCCTCAAATTCTGGGGATTCTCCATCCTTAAAGAATCTCTGCAGTATATTTTGAACAAGTTGATGTATAATCTCCTCGACCTCTAATGATGACGGCCGAGATAGCTCAGTCACCTGTTTAAACAATAACCAATAGTGTCATAAGACTGGAGCTTGGACAAAAATCAACTGCAAAGGCCGCAAAAGAACAGTGATTAATTCATAAAGGGTTTAGCTATTTTACCATATTAGAATCCAAGAACCGGAGATAATCCAACAAATCATTTCTGTGTCCTGTGTCAGATTGTAATTGCATATTTTCCTGCTTTTGAGCTTTGAGTTCCTGAAACAGCACAACAACACATTAACACGTTGCAGAAAGCTTAAGAACCAAATCCCAGACTGTTAATTTATCTCATACAACATTTAAGTTCACAAGGCCTTTATGACAGTAATCAATTAAAGCAGAGTCCTATAGCCTTACATCTGTGGGGATTCTAGGTGCATATCAAAAATGTGCATTGCATACATGAGGGCCAAAAGAAAGGCACATTACAAAGTGTTAAAAACAAGATGTAAAAACTCAAAGTTGGAAGCTCACAAAATAAAGCACAAGAAGCTCTGATCATGCTTTTCAAACGTAGAATGAACAAGTCATCCAACCCCAAACccacaaaagaagaagaagaagaaaaagaccGGAAAAAAGCTTTAAAGCTAAAACTTGGAAGCTCACACGGAAAGGAAACACAAGCTTTATAATCCTGCACTCAAAACTAGAGACAGCAAACCAACAACAAGGTCCAAACTTGAACACAAaattcttcttcatcacttCACACAATTCAAGCAAAATGAACCAAAAACTCAACGACATCAAACGAGTATGAACATTTCCAGAGAACAAGCTCACCTCCTTAACATTAGTTAACTCCGACTGCAACCTCTGGATGTAATTCAAAGCCTCCGGCGACAAATCTCCGAAAACCTGAGGATTTAATGAATCCAAGTACTGATTACTCCCCTTAATTCCATTCTCACTATCTCCTTCCACACCATCAACCATCTCGGGACTCTCATCGAGCTTTGAACAATCCAAATCCACAGAATCATCAATAGAAATGTCAAAATTCCTCATCAACGATATCCTATACTCCGCGTTCCACAGTGTATACCTAAATTCAATATTCCAATTCAATCAAattttgttcttgaaatgATCGAAATTCGGAAATGAATGAATATCGGAATGTGAATTACCCGGTGATGATGGAAGAGGCGAGGAGGCGATCGAGCGGCGCTCTGCAAACCCTAACGGTGACGGAGAACTGATCGGACGGAAGCAATCCGAGCATGGTGGAGATCGTCTGCTTCATCGAGTCCTTAGCGGAATCGGAGACGCCTTTGGAGATGACGGAGCTGTCGAGCGGCTCAATCCGCTTGAGCATGTTGGCGATGACGGAGAATCCGCGGTCGAAGCCGGACTTGCGAGTCGAGACGAACTCGTCGGAGACGCCGCCGCCGTCGACGCCGGAGATGAGGCATAGGACGGGGGAGGAGACACGGCGGCGCTGGGCGAGGAAGGAGGAGGGGAGGGAGGGGCGGGCGAGGAGGTGGTGGCGGGAAACCGGAGGCGGTTGGTGGTGGAAGCGGCGGGGATTGAGGGAGAGGTCGGTGATGCGGGAGAGAGTGAAAGCTCGAGCTGCGGCCGCCATGAAACAACTGGCTGGACTACTGAGCTCACAGGTTCCTCGGCGAATCTTTAATTATCTTTTCGCAGCTTGAccatttttggttttgtagCTCGCGCGTTGGTTGGCAGAATTACCCTGCAATTTGAAGAGAATTACGGATTCACCCAAAAAATAATTGTAATTTCACTGTAATCGGAGGCAAATCCAAACACCATTATTATCTGCACAATGAACTAATTTGTAGTCCTTACAACTATGACTGTATGAGCACACCAATTCATTTGCAAACTTAAGTTAGCTTCAATGTAGTTTTAAAATTCTCCATTCAAAAAGAATAAACGGGTCAATTGTAAATTTCTAACAAATTTTGTGAGTCGAAATTCTATAAATCATATTTACAATTAGGTCGAAAAGCAATTTAATTCTCTAAGAAGTTTTACCGTCCACATTGTTGTTACATGCTGCACTTGGAAAGAATAAGCGGGGCAAAGACGTAAACAAACTTTTGATCAACTTCTCTTAAGTGGGGAAAATGCCTAAACCAATGTGTGATCAACTTCCTCATAAGCATGTGGGTTTGGTAGTAGCTACCAACTACCAAATAGATTGATTTATAAGTGATGAATTATTAGCGTTATACGTGGTTCACATTGGGTTTAAGTAAAATGAAGTGCGTTCATGGTTTGTCATAAGATTAATAAAAAGAGATTAGATAATCAGTTGATATAATAATAGTAGCGAAAATCATTTTAGATTTGGCATCTAATTCCTAATGACCAAACAGAAATAGAGGAATGATAATCGAGATTTGAGAACCAAGTATGAAGAATCTGCGGTAGGTCCAACTAAGCTTCAACAACACAGGAACTTAAAAGTGGACCAATTTTTGGTGGCAACCGGGGAAAATTGGGTGTGGATCAGAGACTACCTCCGACGTCGCTCCAAGACCACAAATGGAGTGATTTGACCATTGTAATTCAATTGTAAGTAATGACAAAAGATCTGTATCGCGTTTGCGGTAAGTAGGAATTCAATTGAGATGCATAGATGTGatcagatttcattgaatCCAACCGAGATCTCCGATTCTGAGAGTGACCTGATGATTCATCCATGGAAATAAGCAAATCGCAAAATGGAGAAACCATAACGAGGGGAAACACACATTGGACTGACAAGCTCCATCCGGATACAAGTTTACAACACCAAACCACAATGTCTCACATCAGATAAAAGGGCTGACCAATACAAACCGAAAGTATTTCAAAATGAAAGCAAGAGAAATGTGTCCTAAGATACCGGCA contains:
- the LOC126800329 gene encoding eukaryotic initiation factor 4A-3-like; the encoded protein is MNPMTQGGGKLLNEKLEFLPSDDVEPIMSFDQMNLKDELLRGIYNYGFEKPSAIQQRAIRPIIEGHDVIAQAQSGTGKTSMIALASCQTVDTSSREVQVLILSPTRELAAQTEKVILAMGNYMSIQVHSCIGGKIVGEDIRKLENGVQVVSGTPGRVRDMIQRGSLRTRHIKLLILDESDEMLSRGFKNKIYEVYRHLRDTIQVCLISATLPNEILEMTNKFMTDPIRILVKRDELTLEGIKQFFVAVEKEDWKFDTLCDLYDTLTITQAVIFCNTRRKVDWLTEKMRSSNFAVSAMHGDMPQKERDTIMNEFQKGLSRVLIATDVWARGIDVQQVSLVINYFLPNNRELYIHRIGRSGRFGRKGVAINFVKNDDIRILRDIEQYYSTQIDEMPMNVADLL
- the LOC126800326 gene encoding uncharacterized protein LOC126800326 → MAAAARAFTLSRITDLSLNPRRFHHQPPPVSRHHLLARPSLPSSFLAQRRRVSSPVLCLISGVDGGGVSDEFVSTRKSGFDRGFSVIANMLKRIEPLDSSVISKGVSDSAKDSMKQTISTMLGLLPSDQFSVTVRVCRAPLDRLLASSIITGYTLWNAEYRISLMRNFDISIDDSVDLDCSKLDESPEMVDGVEGDSENGIKGSNQYLDSLNPQVFGDLSPEALNYIQRLQSELTNVKEELKAQKQENMQLQSDTGHRNDLLDYLRFLDSNMVTELSRPSSLEVEEIIHQLVQNILQRFFKDGESPEFEEDLVKANIENVLDSDGELCDTLRTSRDYLAKLLFWCMLLGHHLRGLENRLHLSCVVGLL